Proteins from a genomic interval of Pseudomonas sp. RC10:
- the gatA gene encoding Asp-tRNA(Asn)/Glu-tRNA(Gln) amidotransferase subunit GatA, whose translation MHHMTLAEIARGLADKQFSSEELTRSLLARIAQLDPQINSFITVTEDLAITQAQAADARRAAGENGALLGAPLAHKDLFCTQGIRTSCASKMLDNFKAPYDATIVAKLAAAGTVTLGKTNMDEFAMGSANESSHYGAVKNPWNLEHVPGGSSGGSAAAVAARLLPAATGTDTGGSIRQPAALTNLTGLKPTYGRVSRWGMIAYASSLDQAGPMARTAEDCALLLQGMAGFDINDSTSIDEPVPDYSASLNGSLQGLRIGVPKEYFSAGLDSRIADLVMASVDELKKLGAVVKEVSLPNLQHAIPAYYVIAPAEASSNLSRFDGVRFGYRCEDPKDLTDLYKRSRGEGFGPEVQRRIMVGAYALSAGYYDAYYLQAQKIRRLIKNDFMNAFKDVDVILGPTTPNPAWKIGAKNADPISAYLEDFYTITANLAGLPGLSMPAGFADGLPVGVQLLAPYFQEGRLLNVAHQYQQVTDWHTRTPAGF comes from the coding sequence ATGCATCATATGACTCTGGCCGAGATCGCTCGCGGACTCGCCGACAAACAGTTTTCTTCCGAAGAACTGACCCGCTCCCTGCTGGCGCGTATCGCCCAGCTGGACCCGCAGATCAATAGCTTCATTACCGTCACCGAAGACCTGGCCATCACTCAGGCACAGGCCGCTGACGCCCGCCGTGCCGCTGGCGAGAATGGCGCGCTGCTGGGCGCCCCACTGGCGCACAAAGACCTGTTCTGCACCCAGGGCATCCGCACCAGCTGCGCCTCGAAGATGCTCGACAATTTCAAGGCCCCGTACGATGCCACCATTGTCGCCAAGCTGGCGGCGGCGGGCACCGTGACCCTGGGCAAGACCAACATGGACGAATTCGCCATGGGGTCGGCCAACGAATCCAGCCACTACGGCGCGGTGAAGAACCCGTGGAACCTCGAACACGTGCCGGGCGGTTCGTCCGGCGGTTCGGCGGCTGCGGTGGCTGCACGTCTGTTGCCTGCCGCTACCGGCACCGACACGGGCGGTTCGATCCGCCAGCCTGCCGCGCTGACCAACCTGACCGGCCTGAAACCGACCTACGGTCGCGTGTCGCGCTGGGGCATGATCGCCTACGCGTCGAGCCTGGATCAGGCCGGCCCGATGGCGCGCACGGCCGAAGACTGCGCCCTGCTGCTGCAAGGGATGGCCGGTTTCGACATCAATGACTCCACCAGCATCGACGAACCCGTGCCGGATTACAGCGCCAGTCTGAATGGCTCGCTGCAAGGCCTGCGCATTGGCGTGCCGAAGGAATACTTCAGCGCGGGCCTCGACTCGCGCATCGCTGACCTGGTCATGGCCAGCGTCGACGAGCTGAAAAAGCTCGGTGCCGTGGTCAAGGAAGTCAGCCTGCCAAACCTGCAACACGCGATCCCTGCTTACTACGTGATCGCCCCGGCAGAAGCTTCTTCCAACCTGTCGCGTTTCGACGGCGTGCGCTTCGGCTATCGCTGCGAAGACCCGAAAGACCTCACCGACCTGTACAAACGCTCCCGTGGCGAAGGCTTCGGCCCGGAAGTGCAGCGCCGGATCATGGTCGGTGCGTACGCGCTGTCCGCCGGTTACTACGACGCTTACTACCTGCAAGCGCAGAAGATCCGTCGCCTGATCAAGAACGACTTCATGAACGCATTCAAGGACGTTGACGTGATCCTCGGCCCGACCACGCCAAACCCGGCCTGGAAAATCGGTGCCAAGAACGCCGACCCGATTTCCGCGTACCTGGAAGACTTCTACACCATCACCGCCAACCTCGCGGGCCTGCCGGGCCTGTCGATGCCAGCCGGTTTCGCCGACGGCTTGCCGGTGGGCGTGCAACTGCTCGCGCCGTACTTCCAGGAAGGCCGCTTGCTGAACGTTGCTCATCAGTACCAACAGGTCACTGACTGGCACACCCGTACACCAGCAGGCTTCTAA
- a CDS encoding nucleoside triphosphate pyrophosphatase, protein MPQLLLASGSPRRRELLTQIGVPFTTLSADIDETPLPNETPTAYVERLARGKADAGLLQLANDPAYPTACVLGADTAVVLDGRILGKPADEAESLAMLAALSNREHEVLTAIAVVDEQHCETRVVSSRVRFRPISPEEARAYWASGEPRDKAGSYGIQGLGAVFVENLSGSYSAVVGLPLCETAEILQRFGIPCWQCLEGEKP, encoded by the coding sequence ATGCCCCAACTTCTTCTCGCCTCCGGCTCCCCGCGCCGTCGTGAATTGCTGACGCAGATCGGCGTGCCGTTCACCACGCTCAGCGCCGACATCGACGAAACCCCGCTCCCCAACGAAACCCCGACGGCTTATGTCGAGCGCTTGGCCCGTGGCAAGGCTGACGCCGGTTTGCTGCAACTGGCCAACGACCCCGCCTACCCCACCGCCTGCGTTCTCGGCGCTGACACGGCAGTGGTTCTCGACGGTCGCATTCTCGGCAAACCTGCTGACGAAGCCGAATCTCTGGCCATGCTCGCTGCGCTGTCCAATCGCGAACACGAGGTGTTGACCGCCATTGCGGTGGTCGATGAGCAGCACTGTGAAACACGTGTCGTCAGCAGTCGCGTGCGTTTTCGTCCGATTTCCCCCGAAGAGGCCCGTGCCTACTGGGCCAGTGGTGAGCCACGGGACAAAGCCGGCAGTTACGGCATTCAAGGGCTGGGCGCCGTGTTCGTGGAAAACCTCAGTGGCAGTTATTCCGCCGTTGTCGGCCTGCCCTTGTGCGAAACCGCAGAAATCCTCCAGCGTTTTGGCATACCCTGCTGGCAATGCCTGGAAGGTGAAAAACCATGA
- a CDS encoding AEC family transporter gives MLAIFWETLNITAPVFAMLFLGVLLKRIGWINDGFIHTASSLVFNCTMPALLFLGIIHADLHAALQPGVLIYFIVATLMGFALVWGWAIYRVPFIERGIYVQGAFRGNNGVIGLALAASMYGDYGISLGAILAALVILFYNTLSTVVLAVYSPVIKSDPWSICKSVFANPLIISIIAATPFAYFGISLPKWLDTSGSYLAQMTLPLALMCIGGTLSLKSLRESGSLAVSAGLMKMVWLPLICTAGAWLLGFRHAELGILFLYFGAPTASVSFVMARAAEGNHELAASIIVMTTLAAAVTTNLGIFILQWGGWI, from the coding sequence ATGCTGGCAATTTTTTGGGAAACCCTGAACATCACCGCACCGGTCTTCGCCATGCTGTTTCTCGGCGTGTTGCTCAAGCGGATCGGCTGGATCAACGACGGCTTCATTCACACTGCGTCTTCGCTGGTGTTCAACTGCACCATGCCCGCGTTGCTGTTCCTCGGCATCATCCACGCGGACCTGCACGCCGCGCTGCAACCAGGTGTGCTGATCTACTTCATCGTCGCCACCCTGATGGGTTTCGCGCTGGTCTGGGGCTGGGCGATCTATCGCGTACCCTTCATTGAGCGCGGCATTTACGTGCAAGGGGCGTTTCGCGGTAACAACGGTGTGATTGGCCTCGCGCTGGCGGCCAGCATGTATGGCGATTACGGCATCTCACTGGGCGCGATCCTCGCCGCGCTGGTCATCCTTTTCTACAACACGCTCTCGACCGTGGTGCTGGCGGTCTACAGCCCGGTGATCAAATCCGACCCGTGGAGTATCTGCAAAAGCGTTTTCGCCAACCCGCTGATCATCAGCATCATTGCCGCGACCCCCTTCGCGTACTTCGGCATCAGCTTGCCGAAATGGCTCGACACCTCCGGCAGCTACCTGGCGCAGATGACCTTGCCGCTGGCGTTGATGTGCATCGGGGGGACTTTGTCGCTGAAATCGTTGCGCGAGAGCGGCAGCCTGGCGGTCAGCGCGGGCCTGATGAAAATGGTGTGGTTGCCACTGATCTGCACCGCGGGCGCATGGTTGCTGGGCTTTCGTCACGCGGAACTGGGGATTCTGTTTCTTTACTTCGGCGCGCCCACGGCCTCCGTCAGCTTCGTCATGGCACGCGCGGCCGAGGGCAATCATGAGCTGGCGGCGTCGATCATCGTCATGACCACCTTGGCAGCAGCGGTGACGACCAACCTCGGGATCTTCATTTTGCAGTGGGGCGGATGGATCTGA
- the gatC gene encoding Asp-tRNA(Asn)/Glu-tRNA(Gln) amidotransferase subunit GatC: MALDRSDVEKIAHLARLGLNDADIPRTTEALNSILGLVDQMQAVDTTGIEPLAHPLEASQRLRVDAVTEVNHRDAYQAIAPAVEDGLYLVPKVID, from the coding sequence ATGGCGCTTGATCGCTCCGACGTGGAAAAAATCGCTCATCTGGCCCGACTGGGGCTCAATGACGCCGATATCCCGCGTACTACCGAAGCACTGAACAGCATTCTTGGGCTGGTTGACCAGATGCAAGCGGTGGACACCACCGGCATCGAACCACTGGCGCACCCGCTCGAAGCCTCGCAACGCCTGCGTGTAGACGCGGTCACCGAGGTCAATCACCGCGACGCCTATCAAGCCATCGCACCAGCGGTCGAAGACGGCCTTTATCTGGTTCCGAAAGTCATCGACTAA
- the gatB gene encoding Asp-tRNA(Asn)/Glu-tRNA(Gln) amidotransferase subunit GatB, translated as MQWEVVIGLEIHTQLTTQSKIFSGSATTFGSEPNTQASLVDLGMPGTLPVLNKEAVQMAVKFGLAIDAEIGQHNVFARKNYFYPDLPKGYQISQMELPIVGKGHLDITLEDGTIKRIGVTRAHLEEDAGKSLHEDFSGMTGIDLNRAGTPLLEIVSEPDMRSAKEAVAYVKAMHALVRYLGICDGNMAEGSLRCDCNVSIRPKGQVEFGTRCEIKNVNSFRFIEKAINSEIERQIELIEDGGKVIQQTRLYDPNTNETRAMRSKEEANDYRYFPDPDLLPVIIEDAFLEQTRATLPELPPQKRERFQSQFGLSLYDASVLASSREQADYFEKVVSIAGDAKLAANWVMVELGSLLNKQGVEIDESPVSAEQLGGMLQRITDNTISGKIAKMVFEAMANGEGSADEIIEKRGLKQVTDSGAIESILDDMLAANAEQVEQYRAADEAKRGKMFGFFVGQAMKASKGKANPGQVNELLKRKLEG; from the coding sequence ATGCAATGGGAAGTCGTCATCGGGCTGGAGATTCACACCCAGCTCACCACCCAATCGAAGATTTTCTCCGGTAGCGCCACCACGTTCGGCTCCGAGCCCAACACGCAGGCGAGCCTGGTCGACCTGGGCATGCCCGGTACTCTGCCGGTCCTGAACAAGGAAGCCGTGCAAATGGCGGTCAAGTTCGGCCTGGCCATCGACGCCGAAATCGGCCAGCACAACGTGTTCGCCCGCAAGAACTACTTCTACCCGGACCTGCCGAAGGGCTATCAGATCAGCCAGATGGAATTGCCGATCGTCGGCAAGGGCCACCTGGACATCACCCTTGAAGACGGGACCATCAAGCGTATCGGTGTGACCCGTGCCCACCTGGAAGAAGATGCGGGCAAAAGCCTGCACGAAGATTTCAGCGGCATGACCGGCATCGACCTGAACCGTGCGGGCACCCCGCTGCTGGAGATCGTGTCCGAGCCGGACATGCGTTCGGCGAAGGAAGCGGTGGCCTACGTCAAGGCGATGCACGCGCTGGTTCGCTACCTCGGCATCTGCGACGGCAACATGGCGGAAGGCTCGCTGCGTTGCGACTGCAACGTGTCGATTCGCCCGAAAGGCCAAGTCGAGTTCGGTACTCGCTGCGAGATCAAGAACGTCAACTCGTTCCGTTTCATCGAGAAGGCGATCAACAGCGAAATCGAACGCCAGATCGAGCTGATCGAGGACGGTGGCAAGGTCATTCAGCAAACGCGCCTGTACGACCCGAACACCAACGAAACCCGCGCCATGCGCAGCAAGGAAGAAGCCAACGACTACCGTTACTTCCCCGACCCTGACCTGCTGCCGGTGATCATCGAGGACGCGTTCCTCGAACAAACCCGCGCCACGCTGCCGGAACTTCCGCCGCAGAAACGCGAGCGCTTCCAGTCGCAGTTCGGCCTGTCGCTGTACGACGCCAGCGTGCTGGCCTCCAGCCGCGAACAAGCGGACTACTTCGAGAAGGTCGTAAGCATTGCGGGCGACGCGAAACTGGCTGCCAACTGGGTCATGGTCGAGCTGGGTTCGCTGCTGAACAAGCAAGGCGTGGAAATCGACGAGTCGCCGGTCAGCGCCGAGCAACTGGGCGGCATGCTGCAACGCATCACCGACAACACTATCTCGGGCAAGATCGCCAAGATGGTCTTCGAGGCCATGGCCAATGGTGAAGGCAGCGCGGACGAGATCATCGAGAAGCGCGGCCTGAAGCAAGTGACCGACAGCGGTGCTATCGAGTCGATCCTCGACGACATGCTGGCGGCCAATGCCGAGCAGGTCGAACAGTACCGCGCGGCGGATGAAGCCAAACGCGGCAAAATGTTCGGTTTCTTCGTCGGGCAGGCCATGAAAGCGTCGAAAGGCAAGGCCAATCCGGGTCAGGTCAACGAGCTGCTCAAACGCAAGCTGGAAGGTTGA
- the mreB gene encoding rod shape-determining protein MreB, with protein sequence MFKKLRGMFSSDLSIDLGTANTLIYVRERGIVLNEPSVVAIRTHGNQKSVVAVGMEAKRMLGRTPGNIAAIRPMKDGVIADFSVCEKMLQYFINKVHENSFLQPSPRVLICVPCKSTQVERRAIRESALGAGAREVFLIEEPMAAAIGAGLPVEEARGSMVVDIGGGTTEIALISLNGVVYAESVRVGGDRFDEAIITYVRRNYGSLIGESTAERIKQEIGTAYPGGEVREVDVRGRNLAEGVPRAFTLNSNEVLEALQESLATIVQAVKSALEQSPPELASDIAERGLVLTGGGALLRDLDKLLAQETGLPVIVAEDPLTCVARGGGRALEMMDKHTMDLLSSE encoded by the coding sequence ATGTTCAAGAAACTGCGTGGCATGTTTTCCAGCGATCTTTCCATCGACCTGGGCACTGCCAACACCCTTATTTACGTGCGTGAGCGCGGTATTGTCCTGAACGAGCCATCGGTTGTGGCCATTCGGACCCACGGAAATCAGAAGAGCGTCGTTGCTGTCGGGATGGAAGCCAAGCGTATGCTGGGCCGTACCCCGGGCAATATCGCTGCCATTCGTCCGATGAAAGACGGCGTCATCGCAGATTTCAGCGTGTGCGAGAAGATGCTCCAGTATTTCATCAACAAAGTGCACGAAAACAGCTTCCTGCAGCCAAGCCCTCGCGTGCTGATCTGCGTACCCTGCAAGTCCACCCAGGTAGAGCGCCGCGCCATTCGCGAGTCGGCCCTGGGCGCTGGCGCACGTGAAGTGTTCCTGATCGAAGAGCCAATGGCCGCTGCCATCGGTGCCGGTCTGCCCGTCGAAGAAGCCCGCGGCTCGATGGTCGTCGACATCGGTGGTGGTACCACTGAAATCGCCTTGATCTCGCTCAATGGTGTGGTTTACGCCGAATCCGTACGCGTGGGCGGCGACCGTTTCGACGAAGCGATCATCACTTACGTGCGCCGTAACTACGGCAGCCTGATCGGTGAGTCCACCGCAGAGCGCATCAAACAGGAAATCGGCACCGCCTACCCGGGTGGCGAAGTGCGTGAAGTCGACGTGCGCGGCCGTAACCTGGCTGAAGGCGTGCCACGTGCCTTCACCCTGAACTCCAACGAAGTGCTGGAAGCGTTGCAGGAATCCCTGGCAACCATCGTTCAGGCCGTGAAAAGCGCCCTGGAGCAGTCCCCGCCGGAATTGGCCTCGGACATAGCCGAGCGCGGCCTGGTGCTGACCGGTGGTGGCGCGTTGCTGCGTGACCTGGACAAACTGCTGGCCCAGGAAACCGGTCTGCCGGTGATCGTCGCCGAAGACCCGCTGACCTGCGTCGCTCGTGGCGGTGGTCGTGCGCTGGAAATGATGGACAAGCACACCATGGACCTGCTCTCCAGCGAATAA
- the rng gene encoding ribonuclease G: MSEEILINITPMESRVAVVENGVLQEVHVERTQRRGIVGNIYKGKVVRVLPGMQAAFIDIGLDRAAFIHASEISMREGPAVETISSLVHEGQSLVVQVTKDPIGSKGARLTTQLSIPSRYLVYMPRTAHVGISLKIEDEVERERLKQVVSDCVAKEGIKEKGGFILRTAAEGAGADEIMMDIRYLRRLWDQIGEQIKTIGPASVIYEDLGLALRTLRDLVSPRIEKIRIDSRETFQKTTQFVAELMPEIADRLEHYPGERPIFDLYGVEDEIQKALERKVPLKSGGYLVIDPAEAMTTIDVNTGAFVGHRNLEETIFKTNLEAATAIARQLRLRNIGGIIIIDFIDMEDGEHQRQVLRTLEKQLERDHAKTNIIGITELGLVQMTRKRTRESLEQVLCEPCSSCQGRGKLKTPETICYEIFREILREARAYQALGYRVLANQKVVDRLLDEESGNVAELEVFIGRTIRFQVETMYSQEQYDVVLL, from the coding sequence ATGAGTGAAGAGATTCTGATCAACATCACGCCGATGGAGTCGCGCGTGGCCGTCGTTGAGAACGGGGTTTTGCAGGAAGTCCATGTCGAGCGCACCCAGCGTCGCGGGATCGTCGGCAACATTTACAAAGGCAAAGTTGTGCGTGTGCTGCCGGGAATGCAGGCGGCGTTCATCGACATTGGCCTGGACCGCGCGGCGTTCATTCACGCCTCGGAAATCTCCATGCGCGAAGGCCCGGCGGTGGAAACCATCAGTTCGCTGGTCCACGAAGGCCAGAGCCTGGTGGTGCAGGTCACCAAAGACCCGATCGGCAGCAAGGGCGCACGCCTGACCACTCAGCTGTCGATTCCCTCCCGCTATCTGGTGTACATGCCGCGCACGGCCCACGTCGGGATTTCCCTGAAGATCGAAGACGAAGTCGAGCGCGAGCGCCTCAAACAGGTCGTCAGCGATTGCGTGGCCAAGGAAGGGATCAAGGAGAAGGGCGGTTTCATCCTGCGCACGGCAGCCGAGGGCGCCGGGGCCGATGAGATCATGATGGACATCCGCTATCTGCGCCGCCTCTGGGACCAGATCGGCGAGCAGATCAAGACCATCGGCCCGGCCAGCGTCATTTACGAAGATTTGGGCCTGGCCCTGCGCACGTTGCGCGATCTGGTCAGCCCGCGAATTGAAAAAATCCGCATCGACTCCCGGGAAACCTTCCAGAAGACCACGCAGTTCGTGGCCGAGCTGATGCCGGAAATTGCCGACCGTCTCGAACACTACCCCGGCGAGCGGCCAATTTTCGACCTGTATGGCGTCGAAGACGAAATCCAGAAAGCGCTGGAGCGCAAGGTGCCGCTGAAGTCCGGTGGCTATCTGGTGATCGACCCCGCCGAAGCGATGACCACCATCGACGTCAATACGGGCGCGTTCGTCGGCCATCGCAATCTCGAAGAGACGATTTTCAAGACCAACCTGGAAGCGGCTACGGCGATCGCCCGGCAACTGCGCCTGCGCAATATCGGCGGGATCATCATCATCGATTTCATCGACATGGAAGACGGTGAACATCAGCGTCAGGTGTTGCGCACGCTGGAGAAGCAACTGGAGCGCGATCACGCGAAAACCAACATCATCGGCATCACCGAGCTGGGCCTGGTGCAGATGACCCGCAAGCGTACCCGCGAGAGTCTGGAGCAGGTGTTGTGCGAGCCGTGCAGCAGCTGTCAGGGGCGCGGCAAGCTGAAAACGCCCGAAACCATCTGCTACGAGATTTTCCGCGAAATCTTGCGCGAAGCGCGGGCCTATCAGGCGTTGGGGTATCGGGTGCTGGCGAACCAGAAAGTGGTGGATCGGCTGCTTGACGAGGAGTCTGGCAACGTCGCTGAGCTGGAAGTGTTCATTGGCCGGACCATTCGTTTTCAGGTCGAAACCATGTATTCCCAGGAACAATATGACGTTGTGCTGCTCTGA
- a CDS encoding calcium/sodium antiporter — MIELIGGLLMMIVGAELSVRAAVALAALLKTRPLFLGLTVVALGSSAPQMAVGLQAALTDSTDIAVGSVIGSNIFNILVTLGLSALIIPLRVARQLVRVDLPLMIGATALVAGLAWNGVLSGLDGAVLLIAMAGYLAVVVRQFAHGARHFNPTDETPKRKVWPILGRLALMSCGLALMIFGSHLLVGAAVVVAQDLGLSERVIGLTVIAVATSLPALMTSLIAALRGERDIAVGNIIGSNLFNLLGVLGITSLIASTPLSISPNALDFDLPVMLGVAVLCLPLFYSGYRITRLEGLLLLVLYAVYGLHIVSFTTGMPLADRLERLMIHYALPVLGMAVLLSTVRAWRRQH; from the coding sequence CTGATCGAATTGATCGGTGGCCTGCTGATGATGATTGTCGGCGCCGAACTGTCGGTGCGCGCGGCGGTGGCCCTGGCTGCCCTGCTGAAAACCCGGCCGCTGTTTCTCGGCCTCACCGTCGTCGCCCTCGGCAGCAGCGCGCCGCAAATGGCCGTAGGCTTGCAAGCTGCGCTGACTGACAGCACCGACATCGCGGTGGGCAGCGTCATCGGCAGCAACATCTTCAACATTCTGGTGACCCTCGGCCTGTCGGCATTGATCATCCCGTTGCGGGTGGCCCGGCAGTTGGTGCGCGTGGACCTGCCGCTGATGATCGGCGCCACGGCGTTGGTTGCCGGGCTGGCGTGGAATGGGGTGTTGAGCGGACTGGACGGCGCGGTGCTGTTGATCGCCATGGCCGGTTATCTGGCCGTGGTCGTGCGCCAGTTCGCCCACGGCGCCCGGCATTTCAACCCCACTGACGAAACACCAAAACGCAAAGTCTGGCCAATCCTTGGGCGCCTGGCGCTGATGTCCTGCGGGTTGGCGTTGATGATTTTTGGCAGTCACCTGCTGGTGGGCGCAGCGGTTGTTGTCGCCCAGGACCTGGGATTGTCGGAACGGGTGATCGGCCTGACCGTGATCGCCGTCGCCACGTCCCTTCCCGCCTTGATGACTTCGCTGATCGCGGCCCTGCGTGGCGAACGTGACATCGCGGTGGGCAACATCATCGGCAGCAACCTGTTCAACCTGCTGGGCGTGCTGGGGATCACCTCGCTGATCGCCTCAACGCCGCTGTCGATTTCACCGAACGCCCTGGATTTCGACCTGCCCGTGATGCTCGGCGTCGCGGTCCTGTGCCTGCCGCTGTTCTACTCCGGCTATCGCATCACCCGGCTGGAAGGCCTATTGCTGTTGGTGCTTTACGCGGTGTACGGGCTGCACATCGTGTCGTTCACCACCGGTATGCCGCTGGCGGATCGGCTCGAACGGCTGATGATTCATTACGCGTTGCCGGTGTTGGGCATGGCGGTATTGCTCAGCACGGTTCGCGCATGGCGTCGACAACACTGA
- the mreD gene encoding rod shape-determining protein MreD, giving the protein MARHAPARNGWVVWLTFAIGLLLSVSPLPQFMEIFRPLWLALLLAFWALALPHKIGMVTAWMLGLAEDVLYGTLLGQNALILTLITFLVLSLQQRLRMFPMWQQCLVILVIFGLAQLVQLWLSALTGNRQPTLALVLPALVSALLWPWVSYGLRGLRLRLKIN; this is encoded by the coding sequence ATGGCGCGTCATGCCCCTGCACGAAACGGCTGGGTGGTCTGGCTGACCTTCGCCATCGGCCTGCTGCTCAGCGTTTCGCCGCTGCCGCAATTCATGGAAATCTTTCGCCCGCTGTGGCTCGCGTTGCTGCTGGCGTTCTGGGCCCTGGCCTTGCCGCACAAGATCGGCATGGTTACCGCGTGGATGCTCGGCCTCGCTGAAGACGTACTCTACGGGACGTTGCTGGGGCAAAACGCGTTGATCCTGACGCTGATCACCTTCCTCGTCCTGTCGTTGCAACAACGCTTGCGGATGTTCCCGATGTGGCAGCAATGCCTGGTGATTCTGGTGATCTTCGGCCTGGCGCAGTTGGTGCAGCTGTGGCTCAGCGCCCTGACCGGCAACCGCCAGCCGACCCTGGCGTTGGTGTTGCCTGCGCTGGTCAGCGCGTTGCTCTGGCCGTGGGTGAGCTACGGCCTGCGCGGTTTGCGGTTGCGTTTGAAGATTAATTGA
- a CDS encoding septal ring lytic transglycosylase RlpA family protein, which produces MWRLLSACALLSLLAGCASEGVIDPHGYNATGGASYYGARHQGKRTASGERFDQNSLTAAHRQLPFGTRVQVTNLDNDRKVIVRINDRGPHTRGRLIDVSRAAAEQLGMLRSGTAQVRVQALDD; this is translated from the coding sequence ATGTGGCGGCTCCTCAGCGCTTGCGCGCTGCTCTCCCTGCTGGCCGGTTGTGCCAGCGAAGGCGTCATCGATCCCCACGGCTATAACGCCACCGGCGGAGCCTCGTATTACGGCGCGCGCCACCAAGGCAAGCGTACCGCCAGCGGTGAACGCTTCGACCAGAATTCCCTGACCGCTGCGCATCGCCAACTGCCGTTCGGCACCCGCGTGCAAGTCACCAACCTCGACAACGACCGCAAGGTCATCGTCCGCATCAACGATCGCGGGCCGCATACCCGTGGCCGATTAATCGACGTATCGCGCGCTGCCGCTGAACAATTGGGTATGCTGCGCAGCGGAACCGCCCAAGTGCGGGTGCAAGCCCTCGACGACTGA
- the mreC gene encoding rod shape-determining protein MreC: MKPLFSKGPSLGVRLLVLVVLSVAVMVVDARFTLLKPVRSQMSLVLMQSYWIADLPERLYQGVASQFGSRTELAAENEKLKTENLLLQGRLQKLAALTEQNVRLRELLNSSALVNEKVEVAELIGMDPNPFTHRIIINKGERDGVVLGQPVLDARGLMGQVVELMPYTSRVLLLTDTTHSIPVQVNRNGLRAIASGTGNPERLELRHVADTADIKEGDLLVSSGLGQRFPAGYPVATVKEVIHDSGQPFAIVRAVPTAALNRSRYLLLVFSDGRSPEERAADAAQQQESLDRQAADPSAVPSATVPGVAPAATPNKPVVPATVPKPAATGHSTSSAPAAAPATTPAAATPAKPASKPPAKPPAKPAVTKPATPAAAPAATHEREE; this comes from the coding sequence ATTAAACCGCTTTTCTCAAAGGGCCCGTCGCTGGGCGTTCGTCTGTTGGTGCTGGTCGTCCTCTCCGTGGCCGTCATGGTCGTGGACGCGCGTTTCACCCTGCTCAAACCTGTTCGCAGCCAGATGTCGCTGGTGCTGATGCAGTCCTACTGGATCGCCGACCTGCCTGAACGTTTGTATCAAGGCGTTGCCAGCCAGTTTGGCAGCCGCACCGAACTCGCTGCCGAAAACGAAAAACTCAAGACTGAAAACCTGCTGCTCCAGGGGCGTCTGCAGAAGCTGGCAGCACTGACCGAGCAGAACGTTCGGCTGCGCGAGTTGCTGAACTCGTCCGCGTTGGTCAACGAGAAGGTCGAGGTCGCCGAGCTGATCGGTATGGACCCGAACCCCTTCACCCATCGCATCATCATCAACAAGGGTGAGCGCGACGGCGTGGTGCTGGGTCAACCGGTGCTCGATGCCCGTGGCCTGATGGGGCAGGTGGTCGAGTTGATGCCTTACACCTCCCGCGTGTTGCTGCTGACCGACACCACCCACAGTATTCCGGTGCAAGTGAACCGCAACGGCCTGCGAGCGATTGCCAGCGGCACCGGCAACCCGGAGCGCCTTGAGCTGCGGCACGTGGCGGACACCGCCGACATCAAGGAAGGCGATCTGCTGGTGAGTTCCGGTCTGGGTCAGCGCTTCCCGGCGGGTTACCCGGTGGCGACGGTCAAGGAAGTGATTCACGACTCCGGTCAGCCGTTCGCAATCGTGCGCGCCGTGCCGACTGCTGCGCTGAACCGCAGCCGTTACCTGCTGCTGGTGTTCTCCGATGGCCGTTCGCCGGAAGAGCGCGCTGCCGACGCTGCGCAACAGCAGGAATCACTGGACCGTCAGGCCGCTGATCCGTCTGCCGTGCCGTCTGCCACTGTGCCAGGCGTTGCGCCTGCGGCGACACCGAATAAACCGGTGGTCCCTGCGACCGTGCCGAAGCCCGCTGCGACCGGCCACAGCACCTCGTCAGCCCCTGCCGCTGCGCCTGCAACGACGCCCGCTGCCGCCACTCCGGCGAAGCCCGCGAGCAAACCACCGGCCAAGCCGCCCGCCAAGCCTGCGGTGACCAAACCAGCCACGCCAGCGGCTGCCCCTGCGGCGACGCATGAGAGGGAAGAATAA